The genomic interval AGCGTTCCACCCGGTCGCCGAACCGGCGGCCCAGCTCGGCGGCGTAGGCGGCGAAGTGCTCGGCGGTGTCGCGGGCGAGCCAGCCGCCGGCGGCGTCCAGCCACGGCGGCAGTGAGCGGTCGAGCAGGGTGAGGGCGGGGCGGCTGCCGTGCGCGAGCAGTGCGTCGAGCGCGCGGTCACAGCGGTCCAGGGTGTCCCGGTCCCAGCTGCCGGGGCCGTCGGGCTGGAGCTGCGGCCATCCGGCGACCATGCGATGGGTGTCCGCGACGACACCGGTCAGCTGCTTGAGGTCGTCGGTCCACTGCCGGAAGTGCCCGCCGCGTTCCGGCCGGGGCGCCGCGATGGTGTCCGCCGTGGCGACCCCCCAGTCGACACAGCGAAGGGATTCATGCAGGAAACCATCGCTCATGGTTACCGTCCAGGCGGTGAATGGTTTAGCGCATTCAACTGAATGTCCGCCGACCGGACGCTAACAGGTCAAACAAACTACGACAATGTTTCGGCCAGATCTCGCGGTACGAGGTCAAGCCCTCTCCGGGCCGAGCTCGGCCGTTCTCCGGCGGGCGTCGACGGGGACGCCCGATGCGGTCGAACGTCGTCAGCCCTGGCCCTGCGATGCCGGTGCCTGCTCCTCCAAGGGGCGGAAGTCCTCCTCCTGCCACCAGGGATACAGGGGTGGCATGTCCTTGCTGACCCGGCCCGGGAACGCGGGTGGCCTTTTGGCGAGAAACGACTGAACGCCCTCCACGGGGTCCGGGCCGCCGCCGATCTGGCTCATGATCCGGGAGTCGAGCCGGTGGGCGGCCATCGGGTGGGGCTCCCCCAGCATCCGCCACATCATCTGGCGGGACAGGGCGACGGAGACCGCGGAGGTGTTCTCCGCGATCTCCCGGGCGAGTGCGTACGCCGCCGGTAGCAGTTCCTCCGGCGGATGCACGGAGCGGACCAGCCCGGCCGCGAGTGCCTCGTCCGGGCCGAAGACGCGGCCCGTGGCCACCCATTCCATGGCCCGCTGCATGCCGACGGCCCGGGGCAGGAACCAGCTCGCCGCCGATTCCGGCACGATGCCGCGACGGGCGAAGACGAAGCCGAACTTCGCCGAGGTCGACGCCAGGCGGATGTCCATGGGCAGGGTCATGCTGGCCCCGACGCCCGCGGCCGGGCCGTTGATCGCCGCGATGACCGGTTTGGTGCTGGAGAAGATCCGCAGGGCGACCCGGCCGCCGGTGTCCCGGTGCCAGGCGCCCGCCTTGCGGTGGTCGAAGGAGGAGCCGCCGGCGCTGACGTCGGCGCCCGCGCAGAAGCCGCGCCCGGCGCCGGTCACCACGATCACGCGTATGTCGTCGTCGGCGTCGGCCAC from Streptomyces sp. CC0208 carries:
- a CDS encoding crotonase/enoyl-CoA hydratase family protein, which translates into the protein MPVQEYETVRAEVADRILTVTLDRPEKLNAFNPRMMADLLDVLDVADADDDIRVIVVTGAGRGFCAGADVSAGGSSFDHRKAGAWHRDTGGRVALRIFSSTKPVIAAINGPAAGVGASMTLPMDIRLASTSAKFGFVFARRGIVPESAASWFLPRAVGMQRAMEWVATGRVFGPDEALAAGLVRSVHPPEELLPAAYALAREIAENTSAVSVALSRQMMWRMLGEPHPMAAHRLDSRIMSQIGGGPDPVEGVQSFLAKRPPAFPGRVSKDMPPLYPWWQEEDFRPLEEQAPASQGQG